A section of the Gloeobacter violaceus PCC 7421 genome encodes:
- a CDS encoding Uma2 family endonuclease yields MKTANSKAYRRQPVGKKSVTKTADATGNASTAERDQNIVLPNVTWQAFQAILKALPEGRSVRLAYHQGTLILMSPSKKHEWANRLLERFIVAFCEELNVAVESLGSTLWESELVASGIEPDSCFYIQNERAVRGKEIIDLSVDPPPDLMVEVDITNSSKGKFPICAALGIPELWIYDGDALSIYHLRQDFYAESQTSLVFERISVLQLTNFIELGQSEGMSAAVAAARIWFRQQRDSGAPLD; encoded by the coding sequence ATGAAGACGGCCAACTCGAAAGCCTATAGAAGACAGCCAGTTGGGAAAAAGTCAGTGACAAAAACTGCAGATGCAACTGGGAATGCTTCAACGGCGGAACGAGATCAAAACATCGTTCTGCCCAATGTCACCTGGCAAGCTTTCCAGGCCATCCTCAAAGCATTGCCCGAGGGGCGCTCTGTGCGCTTAGCTTACCATCAGGGAACCCTTATCCTCATGAGCCCATCGAAGAAGCATGAATGGGCTAATCGGTTATTGGAAAGGTTTATTGTCGCCTTTTGCGAGGAACTTAATGTCGCAGTAGAAAGTCTCGGTTCAACTCTTTGGGAGAGTGAACTGGTCGCGAGCGGCATTGAGCCTGACAGTTGTTTTTATATCCAAAATGAACGGGCTGTTCGAGGCAAGGAAATAATTGACTTGTCGGTGGATCCACCGCCTGACTTGATGGTTGAAGTCGATATCACTAACTCGTCAAAGGGAAAATTTCCTATTTGCGCGGCGCTTGGAATACCCGAGCTGTGGATATACGACGGAGATGCGTTAAGCATCTATCACTTGCGGCAAGATTTCTATGCGGAGTCCCAAACCAGCCTTGTCTTTGAGCGCATATCGGTCCTTCAACTGACAAACTTTATCGAGCTTGGCCAATCGGAAGGCATGAGCGCTGCTGTTGCCGCTGCACGGATCTGGTTCCGGCAGCAGAGGGACTCAGGAGCGCCGCTCGACTAA
- a CDS encoding MBL fold metallo-hydrolase: MKLTRIDLNSWIVEMAGQVILIDPWLVDPLVFGAGWLIELSHVTPPAFTPETLPPVDLLLISQAQPDHCHRPTLERLSRALPAVASPAAARVLRELQFSSVQALTNFEQFRLGNLRVTAVPGAEVQFEQENGYLLRDEGTGETLYYEPHRSTPEIQRRVVGLGSVDVLMMPVVGLQLPLLGEVVMGPESALAMARTVKPDTIVPTTLGEVHTGGIAGQLFKPTGSVEEFTDKLTASGLASRFLHPAPGETLELVFSRR; this comes from the coding sequence ATGAAGCTCACGCGCATCGATCTGAATTCCTGGATTGTCGAGATGGCGGGACAGGTTATCTTGATCGATCCCTGGCTGGTCGATCCGCTCGTATTCGGCGCCGGTTGGTTGATTGAGCTAAGCCACGTCACTCCCCCCGCCTTTACCCCCGAGACGCTGCCGCCCGTCGATTTGTTGTTGATCTCCCAGGCCCAGCCCGACCACTGCCACCGCCCGACCCTCGAACGCCTGTCGCGGGCGCTCCCGGCGGTGGCTTCCCCGGCTGCCGCCCGGGTACTGCGCGAACTCCAATTTTCCAGCGTGCAGGCGCTCACAAATTTTGAGCAGTTCCGTCTTGGGAACCTGCGCGTTACGGCCGTGCCCGGAGCCGAGGTCCAGTTCGAGCAAGAAAACGGTTATTTGCTTCGCGACGAGGGCACCGGCGAGACGCTCTACTACGAGCCGCATCGGAGTACGCCCGAGATTCAGCGGCGGGTGGTAGGTCTGGGCAGTGTCGATGTGCTGATGATGCCGGTGGTGGGATTGCAGCTGCCATTGCTCGGAGAAGTGGTGATGGGGCCGGAAAGTGCCCTGGCGATGGCCAGAACTGTCAAACCCGACACGATTGTGCCCACGACCCTGGGAGAAGTGCACACAGGTGGGATCGCCGGTCAGTTGTTCAAACCCACCGGCAGCGTCGAAGAGTTTACGGACAAACTTACCGCAAGCGGCCTTGCCAGCCGGTTTTTGCACCCGGCTCCCGGGGAGACTCTCGAACTGGTATTTTCCAGGCGCTGA
- a CDS encoding mechanosensitive ion channel family protein, with protein sequence MENGSWQLVLTRFQQSILDLLFLYLPNLVGALLIFLVGWLIAGVASRVVSGILQRVNFQKLLGENFNLQLFENTTLRIDAPRLSGQVTYWFLFVTSVLLAADAANLPQVEQFVTGLFTYVPQILSALAIVLLAVVLGSLLRRIIVASLPAGYAYVGSAVQALIYGLALLAALAELGISRVVIYILIGGIVGLVTISGGIAFGLGGREAAREIIDQIRKPREP encoded by the coding sequence ATGGAGAACGGCAGCTGGCAACTGGTCCTCACCCGATTTCAGCAGAGCATCCTCGATCTGCTGTTTCTCTACTTGCCCAACCTCGTCGGCGCCCTGCTGATTTTTTTGGTGGGTTGGCTGATTGCCGGGGTGGCAAGCCGGGTGGTCAGCGGCATTTTGCAGCGGGTCAATTTTCAAAAACTGCTCGGGGAGAATTTCAATCTGCAGCTATTCGAGAACACGACGCTGCGCATCGACGCGCCGCGCCTGAGCGGCCAGGTGACCTACTGGTTTTTGTTTGTCACCTCGGTACTGCTCGCGGCCGACGCGGCCAACCTGCCTCAGGTCGAGCAGTTCGTGACGGGTTTGTTCACCTACGTACCCCAGATTCTCTCGGCTCTCGCCATCGTGCTGCTGGCGGTCGTGCTCGGTTCGCTGCTGCGCCGGATCATTGTGGCAAGCCTGCCCGCGGGCTACGCCTACGTCGGCTCCGCCGTCCAGGCTTTGATCTACGGTCTGGCGCTGTTGGCGGCGCTTGCGGAGCTGGGCATCTCGCGGGTAGTGATTTACATTCTAATAGGCGGCATTGTCGGTCTGGTGACGATCAGCGGCGGCATCGCCTTCGGCTTGGGAGGCCGCGAGGCGGCACGCGAAATCATCGACCAGATACGCAAGCCGCGCGAGCCTTAG
- the pyrH gene encoding UMP kinase → MKYRRVLLKLSGEALMGDREFGIDPEVVKSLAGEIARVVEAGTELAVVVGGGNIFRGVKASSSGMDRATADYVGMLATVMNALTLQDALEQQFQVQTRLLSAIEMKEVAEPFIRRRAMRHLEKGRVVIFGAGSGNPFFTTDTTAALRAAEIDAQVIFKATRVDGIYDSDPKFNPQAVRFEKITFHEVLVQNLRVMDSTAIALCRENNIPILVFNVFEKNSIYRAVQGEAVGTYVC, encoded by the coding sequence ATGAAGTATCGCCGCGTCCTTTTGAAGCTGAGCGGGGAAGCCCTGATGGGCGACCGCGAATTCGGGATCGACCCGGAGGTAGTCAAGTCGCTTGCCGGTGAGATCGCCCGGGTGGTGGAAGCGGGTACCGAACTGGCGGTGGTGGTGGGCGGCGGCAATATCTTCCGCGGCGTCAAGGCGAGCTCCTCGGGAATGGACCGGGCGACGGCCGACTACGTCGGGATGCTCGCCACGGTGATGAACGCCCTGACGCTGCAGGATGCCCTCGAACAGCAGTTCCAGGTCCAGACGCGGTTACTCTCGGCCATCGAGATGAAGGAGGTGGCCGAGCCGTTTATCCGCCGCCGGGCGATGCGCCACCTCGAAAAAGGACGGGTGGTCATCTTCGGGGCCGGTTCGGGCAATCCATTTTTTACCACCGACACCACCGCCGCCCTGCGCGCCGCCGAAATCGACGCTCAGGTAATCTTTAAAGCGACCCGCGTCGACGGCATCTACGACAGCGATCCGAAGTTCAACCCCCAGGCGGTGCGCTTCGAGAAAATTACCTTCCACGAAGTGCTGGTCCAAAATCTGCGGGTGATGGACTCGACCGCCATCGCCCTGTGCCGCGAAAACAACATCCCGATCCTGGTTTTCAATGTCTTCGAAAAAAACAGCATCTACCGGGCGGTGCAGGGCGAGGCGGTGGGCACTTACGTCTGTTAA
- a CDS encoding cytochrome c-550 2 gives MFSRQFGRLATLALALAVAGCAGGEQSTTAEAPSEPAPVAKPDVVSAATGELSNFSTADLKQAKKLFQAECGRCHVGGQTYGTYNSTDVSLSYDALTNATPPRNTVAGLVDYMKKPTSYDGRTDLLKTGEHASFTGLGDEKLRLIAGHIIKEATSNPNWGQGKDTR, from the coding sequence ATGTTTAGCAGGCAGTTCGGACGGCTAGCGACCCTAGCCCTTGCCCTGGCCGTGGCCGGTTGTGCCGGCGGCGAGCAGAGCACCACCGCTGAAGCACCCAGCGAGCCCGCCCCGGTCGCCAAACCGGACGTGGTCTCCGCCGCCACCGGTGAGCTTTCAAACTTCAGCACCGCCGATCTCAAACAGGCGAAAAAGCTGTTCCAGGCCGAGTGCGGGCGCTGCCACGTCGGCGGCCAGACCTACGGCACCTACAACAGCACCGACGTCAGCCTGTCCTACGACGCGCTGACCAATGCCACCCCGCCGCGCAACACCGTCGCCGGCCTGGTCGATTACATGAAAAAGCCGACGAGCTACGACGGCCGGACCGACCTGCTAAAGACGGGCGAGCACGCCTCCTTCACGGGTCTGGGCGACGAAAAGCTGCGGCTGATTGCCGGGCACATTATCAAAGAAGCGACCTCCAACCCCAACTGGGGCCAGGGCAAGGACACCCGCTAG
- a CDS encoding HAD family hydrolase, whose translation MLAALFFDLDGTLADTDPLHFQAWQELLDELGLAIDRTFYRTRISGRLNPDIVKELLPALSPEESNQFIERKEGRFRELATGLAPLAGALDVLNWANGRGLKYALVSNAPSENARFMLGALKLEKAFATMVLGEEVAAGKPDPLPYRVALERLGVSASRSLAFEDSPSGVRSAVGAGIPTVGIATTHPPENLLELGAKLVIPDFDDPRLWVLLRSAGSLEC comes from the coding sequence ATGCTCGCAGCACTGTTTTTTGATCTTGACGGAACCCTGGCCGACACCGATCCCCTGCACTTTCAAGCCTGGCAGGAATTGTTGGACGAACTTGGCCTTGCCATCGACCGGACTTTTTACCGCACGCGCATCAGCGGCCGGCTCAACCCGGATATTGTCAAAGAGCTGCTGCCGGCACTTTCTCCTGAAGAAAGTAACCAGTTCATCGAGCGCAAGGAAGGCCGGTTTCGGGAGCTGGCAACCGGGCTTGCACCGCTGGCCGGGGCGCTCGACGTGCTCAACTGGGCGAACGGTCGAGGGCTCAAGTACGCCCTGGTGAGCAACGCCCCCAGCGAGAACGCCCGCTTCATGCTGGGGGCGCTGAAATTGGAGAAGGCATTTGCGACGATGGTTTTGGGGGAGGAGGTGGCCGCGGGCAAACCCGACCCGCTACCTTACCGGGTGGCTCTCGAACGGCTGGGGGTGAGCGCTTCGCGGTCGCTCGCCTTCGAGGATTCACCTTCGGGGGTGCGATCGGCGGTGGGGGCGGGCATTCCCACCGTCGGCATCGCCACCACCCACCCACCGGAAAATCTGCTCGAACTGGGGGCCAAGCTCGTGATCCCCGACTTCGACGACCCACGGCTCTGGGTGTTGCTGCGCAGCGCCGGATCGCTTGAGTGCTGA
- the psbV2 gene encoding photosystem II cytochrome PsbV2: protein MTFGHCRRASTLRSAFVLGLCGLLLAGCSGADDDRDAAALKDKYVTVNLGVRGPVDLPADGVGNLQTFSPQQIYAGKKLFESNCQNCHVGGTTTPNPKVSLALAKLQGATPPRDNIQSLVQYMRLPMSYDGSEETFNCRKSDWIEDDEAQNLAAFILRASQKARGWGTARLEANQDSMTTAPP, encoded by the coding sequence ATGACGTTCGGGCATTGTCGGCGTGCCTCGACTTTGCGCAGCGCCTTTGTATTGGGCCTGTGCGGCCTGCTGCTTGCGGGTTGTAGCGGTGCAGACGACGACAGGGACGCCGCCGCACTCAAAGACAAGTACGTCACCGTCAACCTGGGGGTGCGTGGACCGGTGGACCTGCCGGCCGACGGGGTGGGCAATTTGCAGACTTTCAGCCCCCAGCAGATCTACGCCGGCAAGAAACTGTTCGAATCGAACTGCCAGAACTGCCACGTGGGGGGCACCACCACGCCCAACCCCAAAGTCTCGTTGGCGCTTGCCAAGCTGCAGGGAGCCACCCCCCCACGGGACAACATTCAGTCTCTGGTGCAGTACATGCGCCTGCCGATGAGCTACGACGGCAGCGAGGAGACTTTCAACTGCCGCAAGAGCGACTGGATCGAAGACGACGAAGCTCAGAATCTGGCCGCGTTTATTCTGCGCGCCTCCCAGAAGGCCAGGGGTTGGGGAACCGCGCGTCTGGAAGCCAACCAGGATTCGATGACGACGGCACCGCCGTAA
- a CDS encoding alpha/beta fold hydrolase gives MATSLASTSKRWTWRGWQVHYVEAGTDRPGVPLLLVHGFGASTDHWRKNIGPLSEHHPVWAVDLLGFGRTQKPNIAYSGELWRDQLRDFTSEIIGRPPVVAGNSLGGYAALVLAADHPEWVKGLVLINGAGPFSGAPQPNAFQKLTGEVAKGFFSQSWASWLLFQYFRQPSNIRRVLGQVYHDQGAVTDELVADIYRPSCDPGAAVVFASVFQTPQGRYVDELLGSLRRPLLLLWGESDPWMNVDRAKRFLEAYPSGQLQLIPAGHCPHDERPELVNAYLSEWAEQIS, from the coding sequence ATGGCAACATCTTTGGCGAGCACCAGTAAAAGATGGACCTGGCGCGGCTGGCAGGTTCACTACGTCGAAGCCGGCACCGACCGACCCGGAGTGCCTCTGCTGTTGGTGCATGGCTTCGGAGCCTCCACCGACCACTGGCGCAAGAACATCGGGCCGCTCAGTGAGCACCATCCGGTCTGGGCTGTCGATCTATTGGGGTTTGGCCGCACCCAAAAGCCCAACATCGCCTACAGCGGCGAGTTGTGGCGCGATCAACTGCGCGATTTTACAAGCGAGATTATCGGCCGGCCGCCGGTGGTGGCGGGCAATTCCCTGGGCGGCTACGCGGCCCTGGTGCTGGCCGCGGACCACCCGGAATGGGTAAAGGGCCTGGTGCTCATCAATGGTGCGGGGCCGTTTTCGGGAGCCCCCCAGCCGAATGCGTTTCAGAAATTGACCGGCGAGGTGGCCAAGGGCTTTTTCTCCCAGAGTTGGGCAAGCTGGCTGCTGTTTCAGTATTTTCGCCAACCCTCGAACATCCGGCGAGTGCTGGGCCAGGTCTACCACGACCAGGGTGCGGTGACAGACGAGCTGGTCGCCGACATTTATCGCCCTTCGTGCGATCCGGGGGCGGCGGTAGTGTTTGCCTCGGTCTTCCAGACTCCCCAGGGCCGCTACGTCGACGAATTGCTGGGAAGCCTCCGGCGACCGCTGTTGTTGCTGTGGGGCGAGAGCGATCCCTGGATGAACGTCGATCGGGCAAAGCGCTTTCTCGAGGCGTACCCGAGCGGTCAATTGCAGTTGATTCCAGCGGGCCATTGCCCCCACGACGAGCGGCCCGAACTGGTCAACGCTTACTTGAGCGAGTGGGCCGAGCAAATTTCCTAG
- a CDS encoding heme-dependent oxidative N-demethylase family protein: protein MQESPLYFPYADGQWRLHIGLAPLEPSRWIEIDERFEEYLTLKCRLLTERRGEVLVAMPGSETEQQEVLELLLDHLPEYFPEHYRLKDSRLENRMSGEIWNPADHGFAPLELAARLVQEDLCLMRPTQEGYILSAACVCFPSRWLLTEKVGLLLTGIHAPVPGYAEQLAGPVDRFFERLRVETPMWRINWTIVDSPELFLLPGGAKRDSQITAQDAAERLWIRIERQTLRRLAESRTVLFTIRTYVHPLHVLEQQPAMARALATAVRQIPEPMQLYKSLLPVREALLGYLDRLAR, encoded by the coding sequence GTGCAAGAGTCTCCCCTGTACTTTCCCTATGCCGATGGGCAGTGGCGGCTGCACATCGGCCTGGCGCCACTGGAGCCCAGCCGGTGGATCGAAATCGACGAGCGCTTCGAAGAGTATTTGACTCTCAAGTGTCGATTGCTCACCGAGCGGCGCGGCGAGGTGTTGGTAGCGATGCCCGGAAGCGAAACCGAGCAGCAAGAAGTCCTGGAACTGTTGCTTGATCATCTGCCGGAGTACTTTCCAGAGCATTACCGCCTCAAAGACAGTCGGCTCGAAAACCGGATGAGCGGCGAAATCTGGAATCCGGCGGACCATGGCTTTGCGCCGCTGGAGCTGGCGGCGCGGCTGGTGCAGGAAGATCTCTGTCTGATGCGGCCTACGCAGGAAGGCTATATCCTCTCGGCCGCCTGCGTCTGTTTTCCTTCGCGCTGGCTATTGACTGAAAAAGTGGGCCTGCTCCTCACCGGCATTCACGCGCCCGTACCGGGCTACGCTGAGCAGTTGGCCGGGCCGGTGGACCGTTTCTTCGAGCGCCTGCGGGTCGAAACTCCGATGTGGCGCATCAACTGGACCATCGTCGATTCGCCGGAACTGTTTTTGTTGCCCGGCGGCGCGAAGCGTGATTCGCAAATAACCGCCCAAGATGCCGCCGAACGACTCTGGATCCGCATCGAGCGCCAGACGCTGCGGCGGCTTGCCGAGAGCCGGACGGTGCTGTTTACTATCCGCACGTACGTCCACCCTCTGCACGTTCTAGAGCAGCAGCCTGCGATGGCCCGCGCCCTCGCCACAGCCGTCCGGCAGATTCCCGAACCCATGCAGTTGTACAAGAGTCTCCTGCCGGTGCGCGAAGCCTTACTGGGCTATCTGGATCGACTCGCAAGATGA
- the petE gene encoding plastocyanin, whose protein sequence is MISWSKFAACSLAALVAVCATGLAAGAKEIEVKMGADTGRLVYVPAKIDAAPGDTIKWTMNKAGPHNAVFDAAKSADPAGAKAMSQSKLLNKPKDSYISTIPANAKKGDYAFYCTPHKSTGMVGTLTIK, encoded by the coding sequence ATGATCTCATGGTCTAAATTTGCAGCTTGCTCGCTGGCTGCCCTGGTGGCGGTCTGCGCCACTGGCCTGGCTGCCGGTGCCAAAGAAATCGAAGTCAAGATGGGTGCCGACACCGGCCGGCTTGTCTACGTCCCTGCCAAGATCGACGCGGCACCCGGCGATACGATCAAATGGACGATGAACAAGGCCGGCCCCCATAATGCCGTCTTCGATGCCGCCAAGTCGGCCGACCCGGCCGGGGCGAAGGCGATGAGCCAGAGCAAGCTGCTCAACAAACCCAAAGATTCCTACATTTCGACCATTCCGGCCAACGCCAAGAAGGGAGACTACGCCTTCTACTGCACCCCCCACAAGAGCACCGGCATGGTCGGCACGCTGACTATCAAATAA
- a CDS encoding FUN14 domain-containing protein has protein sequence MEQLNSQDWASWSIQLGAGALSGIAIGYAIRKLALVALFFVGLGLVFVYALTQWGMASVDWRAFDAQLQWVARQWQQWASGLFDNLSVTGAGFAAGVLLSLRLR, from the coding sequence ATGGAACAACTGAACAGCCAAGACTGGGCCTCGTGGTCTATTCAGCTCGGAGCCGGAGCCCTGAGTGGCATCGCAATCGGTTATGCAATACGCAAACTGGCGTTGGTGGCGCTTTTTTTTGTCGGTCTCGGGCTGGTGTTCGTGTACGCACTCACCCAGTGGGGTATGGCCAGTGTAGACTGGCGGGCCTTCGACGCTCAGCTGCAGTGGGTGGCCCGCCAGTGGCAGCAATGGGCCTCCGGCCTGTTTGACAATTTGAGTGTGACCGGCGCGGGCTTTGCGGCCGGTGTGCTGCTCAGCCTGCGGCTGCGCTGA
- the gatB gene encoding Asp-tRNA(Asn)/Glu-tRNA(Gln) amidotransferase subunit GatB: MTSTAPPKVQYEAVIGLEVHVQLSTETKLFCRCSTRFGNTPNTNICPICTGQPGTLPVLNQQALDYAVLTASALNCQIHPQGLSKFDRKQYFYPDLPKNYQISQYDLPLAERGWLEIEVEGEPAKRIGITRLHMEEDAGKLVHAGADRLSGSTHSLVDFNRAGVALCEIVSEPDIRTAAEAAAYAGELRRIVRYLGVCDGNMQEGSLRFDLNISVRPAGEGKFGTKVEIKNLNSFNSLQRAVEYEFARQVDCLLSGERIVQETRLWDEATQRTISMRSKEEANDYRYFPEPDLVPIALNGTQIDAYRQRLGELPAQKRHRYRETLGLSSYDAGVLTDEREVAEYFEQVVALGIPAKQAANFVSGAVAAHLNETRRSISQIKVTPEVSAELLALINQGIISNRIANELLPDLFEKGGSPRALVEERGLTQISDRGQLEQIVDEVLAGESDSVAAYRGGRTKLLGFFVGKVMKKTAGRADPQVVNDLLQSKLAEQPTAPPPEPESAAETPEAPPAVEDAPPEAPTEAITAEAGSAEAITAASEEPDTPVSHQDAHA, from the coding sequence ATGACCAGCACGGCCCCACCCAAAGTCCAGTACGAAGCGGTGATCGGCCTGGAGGTGCATGTACAGCTCTCCACCGAGACGAAGCTATTCTGCCGGTGTTCGACCCGCTTCGGCAACACCCCCAACACGAACATCTGCCCGATCTGCACCGGCCAGCCGGGCACCCTGCCGGTGCTCAACCAGCAGGCCCTCGACTACGCGGTGCTGACTGCCAGTGCCCTCAACTGCCAGATCCATCCCCAGGGGCTGAGCAAGTTCGACCGCAAGCAGTACTTCTATCCGGACCTGCCCAAAAATTACCAGATCTCGCAGTACGACCTGCCCCTGGCGGAGCGCGGCTGGCTTGAAATCGAGGTGGAGGGCGAACCGGCCAAACGCATCGGCATCACCCGGCTGCACATGGAGGAGGACGCGGGCAAGCTCGTGCACGCCGGGGCAGATCGCCTCTCGGGTTCGACCCATTCGCTGGTCGACTTTAACCGCGCCGGGGTGGCGTTGTGCGAGATCGTCTCGGAGCCGGACATCCGCACAGCCGCCGAGGCTGCCGCCTACGCCGGGGAGTTGCGCCGCATCGTGCGTTATCTCGGGGTGTGCGACGGCAACATGCAGGAGGGCTCGCTGCGCTTCGATCTGAACATTTCGGTGCGGCCCGCAGGCGAGGGCAAATTCGGCACCAAAGTCGAAATCAAAAACCTCAACAGCTTCAACTCGCTGCAGCGGGCGGTGGAGTACGAATTTGCCCGCCAGGTCGATTGCCTCCTCTCAGGCGAGCGCATCGTGCAGGAGACCCGGCTGTGGGACGAAGCCACCCAGCGCACCATCTCGATGCGCTCCAAAGAAGAAGCGAACGACTACCGCTACTTCCCGGAACCGGATCTCGTGCCGATTGCACTAAATGGCACTCAGATCGACGCTTACCGGCAGCGGCTTGGCGAACTTCCCGCACAAAAACGCCATCGCTACCGCGAGACGCTCGGATTGTCGTCCTACGACGCGGGCGTGCTGACCGACGAGCGCGAGGTGGCCGAATATTTCGAGCAAGTAGTGGCCCTGGGGATACCTGCCAAGCAGGCGGCCAACTTCGTCAGCGGGGCGGTGGCCGCCCACCTCAACGAGACGCGCCGGTCGATTTCGCAGATCAAGGTCACTCCCGAGGTTTCGGCCGAATTGCTTGCGCTCATCAACCAGGGTATTATTAGCAACCGGATAGCTAACGAGCTTCTACCCGACCTGTTCGAGAAAGGGGGCTCCCCACGCGCCCTCGTCGAAGAGCGCGGTCTGACACAAATCAGTGACAGGGGGCAGCTTGAACAGATCGTGGATGAGGTGCTGGCTGGAGAATCCGATTCGGTGGCTGCCTACCGGGGTGGACGCACCAAATTACTCGGATTCTTCGTCGGCAAGGTGATGAAGAAGACGGCCGGCCGCGCCGACCCGCAGGTGGTCAACGATCTATTGCAAAGCAAGCTTGCCGAGCAACCGACTGCACCGCCCCCGGAGCCGGAGTCTGCCGCCGAGACCCCCGAGGCGCCCCCCGCTGTCGAGGATGCCCCACCCGAGGCACCCACCGAAGCGATCACCGCCGAGGCCGGGTCGGCAGAAGCCATCACCGCCGCTTCCGAAGAGCCGGACACGCCCGTTAGTCACCAAGACGCCCACGCATAA
- a CDS encoding LmeA family phospholipid-binding protein: MSRRAVLWATTFVMLASVFGLPVQSQMLSNLLGPLLEAWIRTQVQQVDDLRVAVSGPDSEVAGGRIQSIEISGRNIVYEGIPARSLAMRGSDIRLDTRGSLAGGGLRLEKSVLADLALRLSEQDINTYLASRAFQDQVRDLKITLPAQFGGDGTTQIPLEIRNPRVRLLADRLEVQAVVRLENGEPAALRLASGVAVASPRELRLVEPRIVSENGQSAPLEALVNLPILLGPEVEVRRVSLTPGMLVLEGSYRIEAAPPVAGAADRRPQVR, from the coding sequence ATGAGCCGGCGTGCCGTACTGTGGGCAACAACCTTCGTGATGCTTGCGAGCGTGTTTGGTCTGCCCGTTCAATCCCAGATGCTCAGCAACCTGCTCGGCCCGTTGCTGGAGGCGTGGATCCGCACCCAGGTCCAGCAGGTAGACGACCTGCGCGTTGCGGTGAGCGGACCGGATAGCGAAGTGGCGGGCGGGCGCATCCAGAGTATCGAAATTTCTGGCCGCAACATTGTCTACGAGGGAATTCCCGCCCGCTCGCTCGCGATGCGCGGCTCCGACATTCGCCTGGATACTCGCGGCAGTCTGGCAGGCGGCGGGTTGCGCCTCGAAAAGTCCGTCCTTGCCGATCTGGCCTTGCGCCTCTCCGAGCAGGACATCAATACCTACCTGGCTTCCCGGGCCTTTCAAGACCAGGTGCGCGATCTCAAAATTACGCTGCCTGCACAATTCGGCGGTGACGGCACGACGCAGATTCCGCTCGAGATCCGCAACCCGCGCGTGCGGCTATTGGCCGACCGCCTGGAAGTCCAGGCCGTGGTGCGCCTCGAAAACGGCGAACCGGCTGCGTTGCGCTTAGCCAGCGGCGTGGCGGTTGCCTCCCCGCGCGAACTGCGGCTTGTGGAGCCCCGCATCGTCTCCGAGAACGGTCAGAGCGCTCCTCTCGAAGCGCTCGTCAATCTGCCCATCTTGCTTGGGCCGGAAGTGGAAGTGCGGCGGGTGTCCCTGACCCCCGGCATGCTCGTGCTGGAAGGTTCCTACCGCATCGAGGCCGCCCCGCCGGTGGCGGGCGCTGCGGACCGACGCCCGCAGGTACGCTGA
- a CDS encoding Uma2 family endonuclease, whose protein sequence is MAQRTTDTMRWTAADLDLLPDDGSRYEIVAGELLVSRAPHWGHQKACVRLCAALDAWSTATELGEASIAPGVLFGESDNVIPDVVWVSRGRLEVILDAAGHLTAAPELVVEVLSPGADNERRDRDLKLRLYSARGVREYWLVDWRAQQVEVYRREQASLALAATLLAGDTLTSPLLPGFAYPVAGIFA, encoded by the coding sequence ATGGCCCAACGGACAACCGACACCATGCGCTGGACCGCGGCGGATCTGGATTTGCTGCCGGACGACGGCAGCCGCTACGAGATTGTCGCAGGGGAGTTGCTTGTGAGCAGAGCACCGCACTGGGGACACCAGAAAGCTTGTGTCCGGCTTTGTGCTGCGCTCGATGCCTGGTCTACGGCGACGGAACTGGGAGAGGCGAGTATCGCCCCTGGTGTGCTCTTTGGCGAATCGGACAATGTGATCCCCGATGTGGTTTGGGTGAGCCGTGGACGTCTTGAGGTCATCCTCGACGCTGCCGGGCATCTCACCGCCGCGCCGGAACTGGTAGTCGAAGTGCTCTCGCCGGGCGCCGACAACGAACGGCGTGACCGCGATCTGAAGCTGAGGCTCTACTCGGCGCGCGGGGTGCGGGAGTACTGGCTGGTCGATTGGCGAGCACAGCAAGTCGAAGTGTACCGCCGGGAACAAGCTTCCCTGGCGCTGGCCGCGACATTGCTTGCGGGGGATACGCTCACCAGTCCGCTGCTGCCTGGGTTTGCCTATCCGGTGGCCGGAATTTTTGCCTAA